Proteins encoded together in one Exiguobacterium sp. BMC-KP window:
- a CDS encoding CoA-disulfide reductase has product MKTIIVGGVAGGATAAARLRRIDETAEIILLERGKEISFANCGLPYYIGDVIKDRNKLLVQTPEGMHARFNLDVRNLSEAIRINREAKTITIRNVETGEEYDESYDHLILSPGAKPIRPNIPGLSDATNVFTLRNIPDTDRMREYVDTTRPDTALVIGGGFIGLEMAENLAERGARVTLVEMADQVMAPIDPEMAAIVHEHLRAKGVELILEDGVARFEEAGRRVVLTSGRVIATEMNILSIGVAPESTLAADAGLTLGIKQTIQVDDQLRTSDPSIFAIGDAIEVKDYITKEATHVPLAWPANRQGRLVADIIAGRDVRYSGTLGTAVAKVFDLTVASTGNNEKRLRQLGLRYEAVHLHPGSHAGYYPGASPISMKLLFDPIEGTIYGAQAIGMIGVEKRIDVLATAIKGGLTVLDLPDLELSYAPPYSSAKDPVNIAGYIASNIVLGDSANVHWHEIDAIVANGGLLLDVREPSENELGAIPGSVNISLPTLREKLDDLPKDQTIYVTCQVGLRGYVASQLLQQHGYDVKNLSGGYKTWSVVHRDQEARSQSKEETAVTVTKREPETKTAPEQVTLLDTCGLQCPGPILELKTKIDQMTDGEQIFVKASDPGFLPDVQAWAKKLGHTVHSAEMNQGVVEVLLEKGQGETAAVAPVQVNPADDATMVVFSGDLDKALASFVIAQGAQAMGKQVTMFFTFWGLNVIRKPDAPAVEKAAIERMMGMMMPKHAGELPLSNMNMAGAGQKMMKKVMKDKQVDALETMMAKAQAAGVRMIACTMSMDIMGIKKEELLDDIDYGGVASYLGATDGANLNLFI; this is encoded by the coding sequence ATGAAAACGATCATCGTAGGCGGCGTCGCTGGTGGCGCTACGGCAGCAGCACGACTGCGTCGGATTGACGAAACGGCAGAAATCATTTTGCTTGAACGGGGAAAAGAGATTTCGTTCGCAAACTGTGGACTGCCTTACTATATCGGAGATGTCATCAAGGATCGCAATAAATTACTCGTCCAGACGCCTGAAGGCATGCATGCGCGGTTTAATTTAGACGTCCGCAATTTGTCGGAAGCGATTCGCATCAATCGTGAAGCGAAAACAATCACGATCCGCAACGTCGAGACGGGTGAAGAATACGACGAATCGTATGATCATCTGATTCTTTCTCCAGGTGCAAAACCGATTCGTCCGAACATTCCGGGACTGAGTGATGCGACGAACGTCTTTACGCTACGCAACATCCCGGATACGGATCGGATGCGGGAATACGTCGATACGACGCGCCCTGATACAGCACTTGTCATCGGCGGTGGTTTCATTGGTCTTGAGATGGCAGAAAATCTTGCTGAACGAGGAGCGCGCGTCACTCTCGTCGAAATGGCAGATCAAGTCATGGCTCCAATCGACCCGGAAATGGCGGCAATCGTTCATGAACACTTGCGTGCAAAAGGCGTCGAGTTGATTTTAGAAGATGGTGTCGCTCGGTTTGAAGAGGCAGGTCGTCGTGTCGTCTTAACAAGCGGACGCGTGATTGCGACAGAAATGAATATTCTGTCGATTGGGGTCGCACCGGAGAGTACTCTCGCGGCGGATGCTGGTTTAACGCTTGGAATCAAGCAGACGATTCAAGTTGATGATCAACTGCGGACATCTGATCCATCGATCTTTGCGATTGGTGATGCGATTGAAGTTAAAGACTATATCACGAAGGAAGCAACACATGTGCCACTCGCGTGGCCAGCGAACCGTCAAGGGCGTCTCGTCGCTGATATCATCGCTGGGCGCGACGTCCGGTACAGCGGCACACTCGGAACAGCAGTAGCAAAAGTCTTCGATTTGACGGTTGCTTCGACAGGTAACAATGAGAAACGGTTGCGTCAGCTCGGTCTGCGTTATGAAGCTGTGCACCTGCATCCGGGATCGCATGCTGGGTACTACCCAGGAGCAAGTCCGATTTCGATGAAATTACTGTTTGATCCAATTGAAGGAACGATCTACGGAGCACAGGCAATTGGCATGATAGGCGTTGAAAAACGAATCGACGTCCTAGCAACTGCAATCAAAGGTGGATTGACGGTTCTCGATTTACCAGATCTCGAATTATCATATGCACCACCGTATAGTTCAGCAAAAGATCCGGTCAATATTGCAGGATATATCGCGTCGAATATTGTGCTTGGTGACAGCGCGAACGTTCATTGGCACGAAATCGATGCGATCGTTGCGAACGGCGGTTTGTTACTCGATGTACGTGAACCATCAGAAAACGAATTAGGCGCGATTCCGGGATCGGTCAACATCTCGTTACCGACGTTACGTGAGAAGTTGGATGATCTACCGAAGGATCAAACGATCTATGTGACGTGCCAAGTCGGATTACGTGGATATGTCGCGAGTCAACTGTTACAACAACACGGTTATGATGTGAAAAACTTAAGTGGCGGCTACAAAACATGGTCGGTCGTTCATCGCGATCAAGAAGCGCGAAGCCAATCGAAGGAGGAGACAGCTGTGACGGTAACGAAACGTGAACCAGAAACGAAGACTGCACCGGAACAAGTGACTCTGCTCGATACGTGCGGCTTACAGTGCCCAGGTCCAATCTTAGAGTTAAAAACAAAGATCGATCAAATGACAGACGGCGAGCAAATTTTCGTCAAAGCGTCTGATCCCGGTTTCTTACCAGACGTTCAAGCATGGGCGAAAAAATTAGGGCATACCGTCCATTCAGCGGAGATGAATCAAGGGGTCGTTGAGGTTTTACTGGAAAAAGGACAAGGAGAGACAGCTGCTGTAGCACCAGTTCAGGTCAATCCAGCAGATGATGCGACGATGGTCGTTTTCAGTGGTGATCTCGATAAAGCACTTGCGTCTTTCGTCATCGCACAAGGTGCACAAGCGATGGGGAAACAAGTGACGATGTTCTTTACGTTCTGGGGCTTGAACGTCATTCGAAAACCAGACGCACCAGCAGTCGAAAAAGCGGCTATTGAGCGGATGATGGGTATGATGATGCCGAAACACGCCGGGGAGCTACCACTCTCGAACATGAACATGGCAGGAGCCGGTCAAAAAATGATGAAAAAAGTCATGAAGGACAAACAAGTTGATGCGCTTGAGACGATGATGGCAAAAGCACAAGCCGCGGGTGTTCGGATGATCGCCTGCACCATGTCGATGGACATCATGGGCATCAAAAAAGAAGAACTTCTCGATGATATTGATTACGGTGGTGTCGCGAGTTACCTTGGTGCAACGGACGGTGCTAACCTGAATCTGTTCATTTAA